In a genomic window of Pseudomonas oryzihabitans:
- a CDS encoding zinc-dependent alcohol dehydrogenase: MRALTWQAPNRLQVETVPDPEILNPRDAIVRVIMSSVCGSDLHLLGGYVPAMKPGDIIGHEFLAEVVELGSGLRNGDLAIGDRVITISIIGCGDCEHCQREDYNCCDNSNPKPELTDLAYGQPCTGIFGYSHAFGGYAGSHATYVRVPYADVNLFKVPDGVSDAQAVFVSDAVPTGYYAADLADIQPGDTVAVWGCGGVGQMAIRSAYLLGAERVIAIDRFSDRLQLAAQKAGAITLDYETTNIHEALLELTGGRGPDRCLDCVGMEAHGTQLDYTYDKTKQLLRLHTERGSALRQAIRACRKGGTVSVIGVYGGVIDKFPMGAIVNKALTVKSGQQPGQRYVERLFEHIKKGELDPSYLLTHPMSLEESPYGYELFKTKDKNCMRAVFMP, from the coding sequence ATGCGAGCTCTGACCTGGCAAGCCCCCAACCGTCTGCAGGTGGAAACCGTTCCAGACCCGGAAATCCTCAATCCGCGCGATGCCATCGTGCGCGTCATCATGTCCTCGGTATGTGGCTCGGACCTGCACCTGCTGGGCGGCTACGTCCCGGCGATGAAGCCCGGCGACATCATCGGCCACGAATTCCTCGCCGAGGTCGTCGAGCTGGGCAGCGGCCTGCGCAATGGCGATCTGGCCATCGGCGACCGGGTGATCACCATCTCCATCATCGGTTGCGGTGATTGCGAGCACTGCCAGCGCGAGGACTACAACTGCTGCGACAACAGCAATCCCAAGCCCGAATTGACCGACCTGGCCTATGGGCAGCCCTGCACCGGCATCTTCGGCTACAGCCACGCCTTCGGCGGCTACGCCGGCAGCCACGCCACCTATGTGCGGGTGCCCTACGCCGACGTCAATCTGTTCAAGGTGCCCGATGGGGTCAGCGACGCCCAGGCGGTGTTCGTCTCCGATGCGGTGCCCACCGGCTACTACGCGGCTGACCTGGCCGACATCCAGCCCGGTGACACCGTGGCGGTCTGGGGTTGCGGCGGGGTAGGGCAGATGGCCATTCGCAGCGCCTACCTGCTGGGCGCCGAACGGGTCATCGCCATCGACCGCTTCAGCGATCGCCTGCAGCTGGCGGCGCAGAAGGCCGGCGCCATCACCCTCGACTACGAGACCACCAACATCCACGAAGCCCTGCTGGAGCTGACCGGTGGCCGCGGCCCGGATCGCTGTCTGGATTGCGTCGGCATGGAGGCCCACGGCACCCAGCTGGACTACACCTACGACAAGACCAAGCAACTGCTGCGGTTGCATACCGAACGCGGCTCGGCCCTGCGCCAGGCCATCCGCGCCTGCCGCAAGGGCGGCACGGTCTCGGTGATCGGCGTCTACGGCGGGGTGATCGACAAATTCCCCATGGGCGCCATCGTCAACAAGGCGCTGACGGTGAAGTCGGGCCAGCAACCGGGGCAGCGCTATGTGGAGCGACTGTTCGAGCACATCAAGAAAGGCGAGCTGGACCCTTCCTACCTGCTCACCCACCCGATGAGCCTGGAGGAATCGCCCTATGGCTACGAGCTGTTCAAGACCAAGGACAAGAACTGCATGAGGGCGGTGTTCATGCCTTGA
- the ugpA gene encoding sn-glycerol-3-phosphate ABC transporter permease UgpA, whose amino-acid sequence MSASRQVFPSGWLPYALLAPQLAITAVFFLWPAGKTLWYSLQSLDPFGLNSQFVGLDNFKQLFHDPLYLASFWTTLKFSALVAGCGLLVSLVFAALVDLVARGSRIYQTLLLLPYAVAPAVAAVLWMFLFNPGLGLITVALEHYGYAWNQAQNPGQAMFLVVLASVWKQISYNFLFFFAALQSIPRSLMEAAAIDGAGPVRRFLQLSLPLIAPVSFFLLVVNLIYAFFDTFPVIDAATGGGPVQATTTLIYKIYREGYTGLDLSASAAQSVVLMLLVIVLTVVQFRYVERRVRYQ is encoded by the coding sequence ATGTCCGCATCCCGTCAGGTGTTCCCCTCCGGTTGGCTGCCCTATGCGCTGCTGGCGCCGCAGCTGGCGATCACCGCCGTGTTCTTTCTCTGGCCGGCCGGCAAGACCCTCTGGTATTCGCTGCAAAGCCTCGATCCCTTCGGGCTGAACAGCCAGTTCGTCGGCCTGGACAATTTCAAGCAGCTATTCCACGACCCCCTGTACCTGGCCTCCTTCTGGACCACCCTGAAATTCAGCGCCCTGGTGGCCGGCTGCGGCCTGCTGGTGTCCCTGGTCTTCGCCGCCCTGGTCGACCTGGTGGCGCGCGGCAGCCGGATCTACCAGACCCTGCTGTTGCTGCCCTATGCGGTGGCCCCGGCCGTGGCCGCGGTGTTGTGGATGTTTCTGTTCAATCCCGGGCTCGGCTTGATCACCGTGGCCTTGGAGCATTACGGCTATGCCTGGAACCAGGCCCAGAATCCCGGCCAGGCCATGTTCCTGGTGGTGCTCGCCTCGGTGTGGAAGCAGATCAGCTACAACTTCCTGTTCTTCTTCGCCGCGCTGCAGTCCATCCCCCGTTCGCTGATGGAGGCCGCCGCCATCGACGGCGCCGGGCCCGTGCGGCGCTTCCTGCAGCTGTCCCTGCCGCTGATCGCCCCGGTGAGCTTCTTCCTGCTGGTGGTCAACCTGATCTACGCCTTCTTCGACACCTTCCCGGTGATCGATGCGGCCACCGGCGGCGGGCCGGTGCAGGCCACCACCACCCTGATCTACAAGATCTACCGCGAGGGCTATACCGGCCTCGACCTGTCGGCCTCCGCCGCCCAATCGGTGGTGCTGATGCTGCTGGTCATCGTGCTCACGGTGGTGCAATTCCGCTATGTCGAACGCCGGGTGCGCTACCAATGA
- the sbcD gene encoding exonuclease subunit SbcD, translated as MRLLHTSDWHLGQHFLGRTREAEHRAFLAWLVAQVEEQQVDVVLVAGDIFDTATPPSYARELYNGFIVALRGTGASLVVLGGNHDSAAVLAESRELLACLDTRVIPCVSATPADQLLELRRRDGEIGALLCGIPFVRPRDVVQSQAGQSADEKRQALQQAIQGHYAELHGLAEARRAELGGGLPIIATGHLTTVGASASESVREIYVGSLDAFPTSAFPPADYIALGHIHRPQRVGGLEHVRYSGSPLCLSFDEERAKEILLVEFDKGLERVTPLAVPCFQPLVVVQGTLDELGAALTQAAADGTVECPVWAEVVVAGDDYLADLQPRISALVAELPLEVLRVRRARSAAAPTLQGTQRETLEELSPLDVFQQRLAEEQLDDELRTRLEGLYREVLGEMPA; from the coding sequence CTGCGGCTGCTGCACACCTCCGACTGGCATCTGGGGCAGCACTTCCTCGGCCGCACCCGCGAGGCCGAGCATCGTGCCTTTCTGGCCTGGCTGGTAGCCCAGGTGGAGGAACAGCAGGTGGATGTGGTGCTGGTGGCGGGGGACATCTTCGATACCGCGACCCCGCCGAGCTATGCCCGCGAGCTGTACAACGGCTTCATCGTCGCCCTGCGCGGTACCGGTGCCAGCCTGGTGGTGCTGGGGGGCAACCATGATTCCGCGGCGGTCCTGGCGGAATCCCGCGAGTTGCTGGCCTGCCTGGATACCCGGGTGATCCCCTGTGTCAGCGCGACGCCGGCGGATCAGCTGCTGGAACTGCGCCGGCGTGACGGCGAGATCGGCGCGCTGCTCTGCGGCATTCCTTTCGTCCGCCCGCGGGACGTGGTGCAGAGCCAGGCGGGGCAGAGCGCCGATGAGAAGCGCCAGGCGCTGCAACAGGCCATCCAGGGCCATTACGCCGAACTGCACGGCCTGGCCGAGGCGCGGCGTGCCGAGCTGGGCGGCGGCCTGCCGATCATCGCCACCGGGCACCTGACCACCGTGGGCGCCAGCGCCAGCGAGTCGGTGCGCGAGATCTATGTCGGCAGCCTCGATGCCTTTCCCACCAGCGCCTTCCCGCCGGCGGACTACATCGCCCTCGGCCATATTCACCGACCCCAGCGGGTTGGCGGCCTGGAGCACGTGCGCTACAGCGGCTCGCCGCTATGCCTGAGTTTCGACGAGGAGCGCGCCAAGGAGATCCTGCTGGTGGAGTTCGATAAGGGCCTGGAGCGGGTGACGCCTCTGGCGGTGCCCTGTTTCCAGCCGCTGGTGGTGGTACAGGGGACGCTGGACGAACTCGGGGCGGCGCTCACCCAGGCGGCCGCCGATGGCACCGTCGAGTGCCCGGTGTGGGCCGAGGTGGTGGTGGCCGGCGATGACTACCTGGCCGATCTGCAACCGCGCATCAGTGCGCTGGTCGCCGAACTGCCGCTGGAAGTACTGCGGGTACGCCGGGCGCGCAGCGCGGCGGCGCCTACCCTGCAAGGCACCCAGCGCGAGACGCTGGAAGAACTCAGCCCCCTGGACGTCTTCCAGCAGCGCCTGGCCGAAGAGCAGCTGGACGACGAGCTGCGCACCCGGCTGGAAGGGCTTTACCGCGAGGTTCTCGGCGAGATGCCCGCCTGA
- a CDS encoding AAA family ATPase, whose translation MKILTLRLKNLNSLKGEWKIDFTAEPFASSGLFAITGPTGAGKTTLLDAICLALYHRTPRMSKVGGESNELMTRHTGDCLAEVEFAVRGERYRAFWSQRRARDQANGALQPPKVELAKLDGTILAEKTGDKLRLTEELTGLDFERFTRSMLLAQGGFAAFLEASASQRAELLEELTGTAVYGQISQRVFERAREAKVVLEGLRHRVAGVEVLDDERRQALTNEGASLAAREALLGEELKTWQAQRQWLTELERAATGEQQAQARLAAAQQAWDVAEPQRQRLALAEPAARLLPLEQAWREAQEREQRSRAELTQLDQRIQALAGQRDAALAQALGASLEQLHQAETEQADTLAEQQRLDASLAERPTHAELGERLGEWRSQLALRDERGEALARLTRRQQEQTRQLHLLAEERDALAVAVARARDQASAAQAAEQAHLERWQTALDGRDEKAWRTLWQAALGRVNEVDQLDQLVERQRQLHTQLERLARTQGERQRQHDEHQVRLDALRGRYREVAQQVRERDKLLEQERVIRSLEAQRADLQPHEPCPLCGSREHPAVADYAALDVSATQTALQEAKAELERLTQEGKELSEALAALKAQLEQLAEQQTEANLQREQLGELWRQRCTALGADPAAPGAVAELRRRQDAELARIQQVLATLDGLRQQGEESRTEAQRAARQQADAEQRLALAEAAWERARQSLAEGADEQRAAEAQQAQAERQLAAELERWGFEVPSRAAEWLAERDQEWRAWQADSQRALALRQSLKDLEQRLATLAPLVEQWRSRAAATAPAEVAPEAAAAILAEATQAWDDCREQGAALQGTRQSLHERLDSEALAATEAGERWSAALATSAFADADAWRAAQLDETERSALSAELANLDTALTEARALASAACERHATLRAEPRTERSAAELDADLAAGAAELRTLGQRQGEVGAALREDERRRAGLQALLVEIAAQERDHDLWQHLNGLIGSADGAKFRKFAQGLTLDHLVHLANGQLQRLHGRYQLIRRQAAELELQILDTWQADALRDIRTLSGGESFLVSLALALALSDLVSQRTGIDSLFLDEGFGTLDGETLEVALDALDQLNAGGKTIGIISHVEALKERIPVQLKVRKGVGLGHSSLEQRYIVERNAID comes from the coding sequence ATGAAGATCCTCACCCTGCGCCTGAAGAACCTCAATTCCCTCAAGGGTGAGTGGAAGATCGACTTCACCGCCGAGCCCTTCGCCAGCAGCGGCCTGTTCGCCATCACCGGACCCACCGGGGCGGGCAAGACCACCCTGCTGGACGCCATCTGCCTGGCGCTCTATCACCGCACGCCACGCATGAGCAAGGTGGGCGGGGAGAGCAACGAACTCATGACCCGGCACACCGGCGACTGCCTCGCCGAGGTGGAATTCGCCGTGCGTGGCGAGCGCTACCGGGCGTTCTGGAGTCAGCGCCGGGCGCGGGACCAGGCCAACGGCGCCCTGCAACCGCCCAAGGTCGAATTGGCCAAGCTGGACGGCACCATCCTCGCCGAAAAGACCGGCGACAAGCTGCGCCTCACCGAAGAACTCACCGGCCTCGATTTCGAGCGCTTCACCCGTTCCATGCTGCTGGCCCAGGGCGGCTTTGCGGCTTTCCTGGAAGCCAGTGCCAGCCAGCGTGCCGAACTGCTGGAAGAGCTGACCGGTACGGCGGTGTACGGGCAGATCTCCCAGCGGGTGTTCGAGCGCGCGCGGGAGGCCAAGGTCGTGCTGGAGGGCCTGCGGCACCGCGTCGCCGGCGTCGAGGTGCTGGACGACGAACGTCGTCAGGCGCTGACCAATGAAGGCGCCAGCCTGGCGGCGCGCGAGGCGCTATTGGGCGAAGAACTCAAGACCTGGCAGGCACAGCGGCAATGGCTGACCGAATTGGAACGGGCGGCGACCGGCGAGCAGCAGGCGCAAGCCCGCCTGGCCGCGGCGCAACAGGCCTGGGACGTCGCCGAACCGCAACGCCAACGGCTGGCCCTGGCCGAACCCGCTGCGCGCCTGCTGCCCCTCGAACAGGCCTGGCGCGAGGCTCAGGAGCGCGAACAGCGCAGCCGTGCAGAACTGACCCAGCTCGACCAGCGTATCCAGGCCCTGGCCGGCCAGCGTGACGCCGCTCTGGCTCAGGCTTTGGGCGCCAGTCTCGAACAGCTGCACCAGGCCGAGACGGAGCAGGCCGATACCCTGGCGGAGCAACAGCGCCTGGACGCCAGCCTGGCCGAGCGCCCGACCCATGCCGAGCTGGGCGAGCGCCTGGGCGAATGGCGCAGCCAATTGGCCCTACGCGATGAGCGTGGCGAAGCCCTGGCCCGACTCACGCGGCGCCAGCAAGAGCAGACCCGCCAGTTGCACCTGCTCGCCGAGGAGCGCGATGCCCTGGCGGTCGCGGTGGCCCGGGCACGCGACCAGGCGAGCGCCGCCCAGGCAGCGGAGCAGGCGCACCTTGAGCGTTGGCAGACCGCCCTGGATGGCCGCGACGAAAAGGCCTGGCGCACCCTCTGGCAGGCGGCGCTGGGGCGCGTCAACGAAGTGGACCAACTGGATCAGTTGGTCGAACGCCAGCGGCAGCTGCACACCCAGCTGGAGCGCCTGGCGCGTACCCAGGGCGAGCGCCAGCGCCAGCACGACGAGCACCAGGTGCGGCTGGACGCCCTACGTGGTCGCTATCGCGAGGTGGCCCAGCAGGTGCGCGAGCGCGACAAGTTGCTCGAACAGGAAAGGGTCATCCGCAGCCTCGAAGCCCAGCGCGCCGACTTGCAGCCCCATGAACCCTGTCCGCTCTGCGGTTCGCGCGAGCACCCGGCGGTGGCCGACTACGCCGCGCTGGACGTCTCGGCGACCCAGACGGCGCTGCAGGAAGCCAAGGCCGAACTGGAACGCCTGACCCAGGAAGGCAAGGAGCTCAGCGAAGCCCTGGCCGCCCTCAAGGCGCAGCTGGAGCAGCTCGCCGAACAGCAGACCGAGGCCAACCTGCAACGGGAGCAACTGGGCGAGCTCTGGCGCCAGCGCTGCACGGCCCTGGGCGCCGATCCCGCGGCACCCGGCGCGGTGGCCGAGCTGCGGCGCCGCCAGGATGCCGAGCTGGCCCGTATCCAGCAGGTGCTCGCCACCCTGGATGGCCTGCGCCAGCAGGGCGAGGAGAGCCGCACCGAGGCGCAGCGTGCTGCCCGTCAGCAGGCCGATGCCGAACAGCGCCTGGCGCTGGCCGAGGCGGCCTGGGAGCGGGCTCGCCAGAGTCTGGCCGAGGGCGCTGACGAGCAGCGGGCGGCCGAGGCGCAACAGGCCCAGGCGGAGCGCCAGCTGGCCGCGGAACTCGAGCGCTGGGGCTTTGAGGTGCCCAGCCGCGCGGCCGAGTGGCTGGCCGAGCGCGACCAGGAGTGGCGCGCCTGGCAGGCCGACAGCCAGCGTGCCTTGGCCTTGCGGCAGAGCCTGAAAGACCTTGAGCAACGCCTGGCCACCCTGGCGCCCTTGGTGGAGCAATGGCGCAGCCGGGCGGCGGCAACCGCACCGGCCGAGGTGGCGCCGGAGGCCGCGGCTGCCATCCTGGCCGAGGCCACCCAGGCCTGGGACGACTGCCGTGAGCAGGGCGCCGCCCTGCAGGGTACCCGGCAGTCGCTGCATGAGCGACTCGACAGCGAGGCGCTGGCGGCGACCGAGGCTGGCGAACGCTGGTCGGCGGCCTTGGCCACCAGTGCCTTCGCCGATGCCGACGCCTGGCGCGCCGCGCAGTTGGACGAAACCGAGCGCAGCGCCCTGAGCGCCGAGCTGGCCAATCTCGATACCGCGCTGACCGAAGCCCGTGCCCTCGCCAGTGCGGCGTGTGAGCGTCACGCCACCTTGCGCGCCGAACCCCGTACCGAGCGTAGCGCCGCGGAGCTGGATGCGGACCTCGCGGCTGGGGCCGCCGAGTTGCGCACCCTCGGTCAGCGCCAGGGCGAAGTCGGGGCCGCCCTGCGCGAAGACGAGCGTCGTCGCGCGGGCTTGCAGGCGCTGCTGGTCGAAATCGCCGCCCAGGAGCGCGACCACGACCTCTGGCAGCACCTCAATGGCCTGATCGGCTCGGCCGATGGCGCCAAGTTCCGCAAGTTCGCCCAGGGGCTGACCCTGGATCACCTGGTGCATCTGGCCAACGGCCAACTGCAGCGGCTGCATGGACGCTACCAACTGATTCGACGCCAGGCAGCGGAGCTGGAATTGCAGATCCTCGACACCTGGCAGGCCGATGCCCTGCGTGACATCCGTACCCTGTCGGGCGGCGAGAGCTTCCTGGTCAGCCTGGCGCTGGCCCTGGCGCTGTCGGACCTAGTCAGCCAGCGCACCGGCATCGATTCGCTGTTTCTCGACGAAGGTTTCGGCACCCTGGACGGCGAGACCCTGGAGGTCGCCCTCGATGCCCTGGACCAGCTCAACGCGGGTGGCAAGACCATCGGCATCATCAGTCACGTGGAAGCGCTCAAGGAGCGAATTCCCGTGCAACTCAAGGTGCGCAAGGGGGTTGGCCTGGGGCACAGCAGTCTGGAGCAGCGCTACATCGTGGAGCGCAACGCTATCGATTGA
- a CDS encoding sn-glycerol-3-phosphate import ATP-binding protein UgpC, which yields MAELELKAVSKSWNGGKTQVIQPLDLQVEDGEFIVLVGPSGCGKSTLLRLVAGLEPVSAGSIHIGGRDVTALEPKARGIAMVFQNYALYPHMSVAENLAWGLKIAGLGRAEIATRVKEAARILELDGLLERRPRELSGGQRQRVAMGRAMVRDPAVFLFDEPLSNLDAKLRVQMRLELQQLHQRLKTTSLYVTHDQVEAMTLAQRVVVMQGGVVEQLGTPVQVYERPASRFVASFIGSPAMNLLDGQVNAASSHCELAGGLALPLGAGYRHLAGRPVSLGIRPEHLQPVGSLEQGLPLVVQTLEILGADNLAHGRWGEQALVVRLPHQQRPGPGSLLHLWAPEEHLHLFDAGSGQRLDACY from the coding sequence ATGGCAGAACTCGAACTGAAGGCCGTCTCCAAGAGCTGGAACGGTGGCAAGACCCAGGTGATCCAGCCTCTCGACCTGCAGGTCGAGGATGGTGAATTCATCGTGTTGGTAGGGCCTTCCGGCTGCGGCAAGTCCACCCTGCTGCGGCTGGTGGCGGGATTGGAGCCGGTGAGCGCCGGCAGCATCCATATCGGCGGCCGCGACGTGACCGCGCTGGAGCCCAAGGCGCGTGGCATCGCCATGGTGTTCCAGAACTATGCGCTCTATCCGCACATGAGCGTAGCCGAGAACCTGGCCTGGGGGCTGAAGATCGCCGGCCTCGGCCGGGCCGAGATCGCCACTCGGGTCAAGGAGGCGGCGCGCATCCTGGAACTCGACGGCCTGTTGGAGCGCCGGCCACGGGAACTGTCTGGCGGCCAGCGCCAGCGGGTGGCCATGGGCCGCGCCATGGTGCGCGACCCGGCGGTGTTCCTGTTCGACGAGCCGCTGTCCAACCTGGATGCCAAGCTGCGCGTGCAGATGCGCCTGGAGTTGCAGCAATTGCACCAGCGGCTCAAGACCACCAGCCTCTATGTCACCCACGACCAAGTGGAGGCCATGACCCTGGCCCAGCGCGTGGTGGTCATGCAGGGTGGGGTGGTCGAACAGCTCGGCACCCCGGTTCAAGTCTACGAGCGCCCGGCGAGCCGCTTCGTCGCCAGCTTCATCGGCAGCCCGGCGATGAACCTGCTGGACGGCCAGGTGAATGCCGCCAGCAGCCACTGCGAATTGGCGGGCGGCCTGGCGCTGCCCCTGGGCGCGGGCTATCGCCACCTGGCCGGGCGTCCGGTCAGCCTGGGCATCCGCCCGGAGCATCTGCAACCGGTTGGCAGTCTGGAGCAGGGCCTGCCCCTGGTGGTCCAGACCCTGGAAATCCTAGGCGCCGACAACCTGGCTCATGGCCGGTGGGGCGAGCAAGCGCTGGTAGTGCGGCTGCCCCACCAACAGCGCCCGGGGCCAGGTAGCCTGCTACACCTCTGGGCGCCGGAAGAGCACCTGCACCTGTTCGATGCCGGGTCCGGACAGCGCCTCGACGCCTGTTACTGA
- a CDS encoding SRPBCC family protein produces MHDLPQPLAATRQAHSTRQVPNVQGSERVISLLGGGLLILGGLRRGGLTGCVEMALGAMALSRGVRQRCELKAALQPSPFEQALAERWGWRNPTAIQRSVTIARPREEVFAYCTDLQHLRELLPFVDRIEAGADGDSHWHATGPLGRTLSWTLEQSERRDNEFLLWSTVPGTVMAHKASLTFTDAPQGRGTLVQAVLACEAPAGLLGHAVTEGISRFTGKAVNLGLRRLKQQLETGEIATPEITRSGRPLAPSHPPVTRPADEPRADLDAGLGTPERTE; encoded by the coding sequence ATGCACGACCTACCCCAACCCCTCGCCGCGACGCGCCAGGCGCATTCGACACGACAGGTACCCAATGTCCAGGGCAGCGAGCGCGTCATCTCGCTGCTGGGCGGCGGCCTGCTCATCCTGGGTGGCTTGCGCCGCGGCGGCCTGACCGGCTGCGTGGAGATGGCCCTGGGCGCCATGGCGCTCAGCCGCGGAGTCCGCCAGCGCTGCGAACTCAAGGCCGCGCTGCAACCCTCGCCCTTCGAGCAAGCCCTGGCCGAGCGCTGGGGCTGGCGCAATCCCACCGCCATCCAGCGCAGCGTCACCATCGCCCGGCCGCGTGAAGAGGTGTTCGCCTACTGTACCGACCTGCAGCACCTGCGCGAGCTGCTGCCCTTCGTCGACCGCATCGAGGCGGGCGCCGATGGCGACAGCCACTGGCATGCCACCGGCCCCCTGGGCCGCACCCTCAGCTGGACCCTGGAGCAGAGCGAGCGGCGCGACAACGAATTCCTGCTCTGGAGCACCGTGCCCGGCACGGTGATGGCGCACAAGGCCAGCCTGACCTTCACCGACGCGCCCCAGGGCCGCGGCACCCTGGTACAGGCCGTCCTGGCCTGCGAAGCCCCTGCCGGCCTGCTCGGCCATGCCGTCACCGAAGGCATCAGCCGCTTCACCGGCAAGGCGGTCAACCTCGGCCTGCGCCGGCTCAAGCAGCAACTGGAGACCGGTGAGATCGCCACCCCCGAGATCACCCGCAGCGGTCGCCCGCTGGCGCCATCCCATCCGCCGGTCACCCGGCCGGCCGACGAACCCCGTGCCGATCTCGATGCCGGCCTGGGCACTCCCGAGAGGACCGAATGA
- the ugpE gene encoding sn-glycerol-3-phosphate ABC transporter permease UgpE: MIENRRGLTLFCHLMLILGIGVILFPLYVAVVAATLDDQAVFAAPMTLVPGRHLWDNLSLTWTQGVGNNTAPFWRLLLNSFLMALGITLGKLSVSILSAFAIVWFRFPLRTLAFWLIFITLMLPVEVRIFPTVDTIGQLGMMNSYAGLTLPLMASATATFLFRQFFLTLPDELLEAARIDGASPMRFFRDIVLPLSRTNIAALFVITFIYGWNQYLWPLLIVSNPDLGTAVAGIRGMLSLGERAPQWNQVMAAMLLTLIPPVAVVLVMQRAFVRGLVDSEK, translated from the coding sequence ATGATCGAGAATCGCCGCGGGCTGACGCTGTTCTGCCACCTGATGCTGATCCTGGGCATCGGCGTCATCCTCTTTCCGCTCTATGTGGCGGTCGTCGCCGCGACCCTCGACGACCAGGCGGTGTTCGCCGCGCCCATGACCCTGGTGCCGGGCCGCCACCTCTGGGACAACCTGAGCCTGACCTGGACCCAGGGCGTGGGCAACAACACCGCCCCCTTCTGGCGGCTACTGCTCAACAGCTTCCTGATGGCGCTGGGCATCACCCTGGGCAAGCTCTCGGTGTCCATCCTCTCGGCCTTCGCCATCGTCTGGTTTCGCTTTCCGCTGCGCACCCTGGCTTTCTGGCTGATCTTCATCACCCTGATGTTGCCGGTGGAGGTGCGCATCTTTCCCACCGTGGACACCATCGGCCAACTGGGGATGATGAACAGCTACGCCGGCCTGACCCTGCCGCTGATGGCCTCGGCCACCGCCACCTTCCTGTTCCGCCAGTTCTTCCTGACCCTGCCCGATGAATTGCTGGAAGCCGCGCGCATCGACGGCGCCTCGCCGATGCGCTTCTTTCGCGACATCGTGCTGCCGCTGTCGCGGACCAATATCGCGGCGCTGTTCGTCATCACCTTCATCTACGGCTGGAACCAGTATCTCTGGCCGCTCCTGATCGTCAGCAACCCCGACCTCGGCACAGCCGTGGCGGGCATCCGCGGCATGCTCTCGCTCGGTGAGCGGGCGCCGCAGTGGAACCAGGTGATGGCGGCCATGCTGCTGACCCTGATCCCACCGGTGGCGGTGGTGCTGGTTATGCAACGCGCCTTCGTGCGCGGTCTGGTGGATAGCGAAAAGTAA